In one window of Tripterygium wilfordii isolate XIE 37 chromosome 1, ASM1340144v1, whole genome shotgun sequence DNA:
- the LOC120000275 gene encoding uncharacterized protein LOC120000275 isoform X2 — protein sequence MDLDLNQESLEPSQGSMLGLGSFINELETAHGRIDERIRRLEAVTSSTRGHQTRRQPESTDQVVDIPVVSAAPEVRDGNGPITAEDSAFVQERMVTNGRNGKHYGTTFLIAKALATDMDDRKAENDGSGFFDCNICLDIPKDPILTCCGHLFCWPCFYQLSYAYSNVKECPACNGEVTDTGVTPIYGNGNGDDTSSSKLAESGFMVPPRPCANRAEALRKQLISRGTFSAQVELTVQEENIVDAVQERIHQQEDLIGEHVPGERTRETADEIGSTVPPSASYTSSPVAAATAAHIVVDNHATNTVEINGSAAMSSSSRIQTHILATSVSDMENAMRISSNFAPSSSRRRTEAGLSDMDGGVSHEPRRRRTE from the exons ATGGATCTTGATTTGAACCAAGAATCTTTGGAGCCTTCGCAGGGTTCAATGTTAGGGTTAGGTTCTTTCATTAATGAACTAGAAACTGCTCATGGGCGCATTGATGAACGTATCAGACGACTTGAAGCGGTCACCTCCAGCACTAGGGGGCACCAGACGCGGAGACAACCAGAAAGTACTGATCAAGTAGTGGACATTCCTGTGGTCTCTGCTGCACCTGAAGTTCGGGATGGTAATGGACCAATTACTGCAGAGGACAGTGCCTTTGTTCAAGAAAGAATGGTTACAaatggaagaaatggaaaaCATTATGGCACTACTTTTTTGATAGCTAAGGCATTGGCTACAGATATGGATGATAGGAAGGCAGAAAATGATGGCAGTGGATTTTTTGATTGTAATATATGCTTGGACATTCCAAAAGATCCTATACTGACATGTTGTGGGCATTTGTTTTGTTGGCCGTGCTTCTATCAGTTGTCATATGCTTACTCAAATGTGAAGGAATGCCCTGCATGTAATGGAGAGGTGACAGACACTGGCGTTACTCCTATTTATGGAAATGGGAATGGTGATGATACCTCCAGTTCCAAGTTGGCGGAGTCAGGCTTCATGGTCCCTCCTAGGCCTTGTGCCAACAGGGCTGAGGCTTTGAGGAAGCAACTTATCAGTCGGGGCACATTTTCTGCTCAAGTGGAGCTAACGGTCCAGGAAGAAAATATTGTTGATGCAGTGCAGGAACGAATTCATCAACAAGAGGATCTTATTGGCGAACATGTCCCTGGTGAAAGAACTCGTGAAACAGCTGATGAAATTGGCTCTACAGTTCCCCCTTCTGCTTCGTATACGTCAAGCCCAGTGGCTGCTGCTACTGCTGCACACATTGTTGTGGACAACCATGCAACAAACACCGTAGAAATCAATGGAAGTGCTGCAATGTCTTCATCTTCCAGGATACAAACTCATATTCTGGCAACCTCAG TTTCAGATATGGAAAACGCAATGAGAATTAGTTCCAATTTTGCACCTTCATCTTCAAGGAGAAGAACTGAAGCAGGACTTTCAGATATGGATGGTGGAGTTTCCCATGAACCTAGAAGGAGAAGGACTGAATAA
- the LOC120000275 gene encoding uncharacterized protein LOC120000275 isoform X3, with protein sequence MDLDLNQESLEPSQGSMLGLGSFINELETAHGRIDERIRRLEAVTSSTRGHQTRRQPESTDQVVDIPVVSAAPEVRDGNGPITAEDSAFVQERMVTNGRNGKHYGTTFLIAKALATDMDDRKAENDGSGFFDCNICLDIPKDPILTCCGHLFCWPCFYQLSYAYSNVKECPACNGEVTDTGVTPIYGNGNGDDTSSSKLAESGFMVPPRPCANRAEALRKQLISRGTFSAQVELTVQEENIVDAVQERIHQQEDLIGEHVPGERTRETADEIGSTVPPSASYTSSPVAAATAAHIVVDNHATNTVEINGSAAMSSSSRIQTHILATSDMENAMRISSNFAPSSSRRRTEAGLSDMDGGVSHEPRRRRTE encoded by the exons ATGGATCTTGATTTGAACCAAGAATCTTTGGAGCCTTCGCAGGGTTCAATGTTAGGGTTAGGTTCTTTCATTAATGAACTAGAAACTGCTCATGGGCGCATTGATGAACGTATCAGACGACTTGAAGCGGTCACCTCCAGCACTAGGGGGCACCAGACGCGGAGACAACCAGAAAGTACTGATCAAGTAGTGGACATTCCTGTGGTCTCTGCTGCACCTGAAGTTCGGGATGGTAATGGACCAATTACTGCAGAGGACAGTGCCTTTGTTCAAGAAAGAATGGTTACAaatggaagaaatggaaaaCATTATGGCACTACTTTTTTGATAGCTAAGGCATTGGCTACAGATATGGATGATAGGAAGGCAGAAAATGATGGCAGTGGATTTTTTGATTGTAATATATGCTTGGACATTCCAAAAGATCCTATACTGACATGTTGTGGGCATTTGTTTTGTTGGCCGTGCTTCTATCAGTTGTCATATGCTTACTCAAATGTGAAGGAATGCCCTGCATGTAATGGAGAGGTGACAGACACTGGCGTTACTCCTATTTATGGAAATGGGAATGGTGATGATACCTCCAGTTCCAAGTTGGCGGAGTCAGGCTTCATGGTCCCTCCTAGGCCTTGTGCCAACAGGGCTGAGGCTTTGAGGAAGCAACTTATCAGTCGGGGCACATTTTCTGCTCAAGTGGAGCTAACGGTCCAGGAAGAAAATATTGTTGATGCAGTGCAGGAACGAATTCATCAACAAGAGGATCTTATTGGCGAACATGTCCCTGGTGAAAGAACTCGTGAAACAGCTGATGAAATTGGCTCTACAGTTCCCCCTTCTGCTTCGTATACGTCAAGCCCAGTGGCTGCTGCTACTGCTGCACACATTGTTGTGGACAACCATGCAACAAACACCGTAGAAATCAATGGAAGTGCTGCAATGTCTTCATCTTCCAGGATACAAACTCATATTCTGGCAACCTCAG ATATGGAAAACGCAATGAGAATTAGTTCCAATTTTGCACCTTCATCTTCAAGGAGAAGAACTGAAGCAGGACTTTCAGATATGGATGGTGGAGTTTCCCATGAACCTAGAAGGAGAAGGACTGAATAA
- the LOC120000275 gene encoding uncharacterized protein LOC120000275 isoform X1 yields the protein MDLDLNQESLEPSQGSMLGLGSFINELETAHGRIDERIRRLEAVTSSTRGHQTRRQPESTDQVVDIPVVSAAPEVRDGNGPITAEDSAFVQERMVTNGRNGKHYGTTFLIAKALATDMDDRKAENDGSGFFDCNICLDIPKDPILTCCGHLFCWPCFYQLSYAYSNVKECPACNGEVTDTGVTPIYGNGNGDDTSSSKLAESGFMVPPRPCANRAEALRKQLISRGTFSAQVELTVQEENIVDAVQERIHQQEDLIGEHVPGERTRETADEIGSTVPPSASYTSSPVAAATAAHIVVDNHATNTVEINGSAAMSSSSRIQTHILATSGLKNAIRVHSNFPSSSPSIIQTDLLTVSDMENAMRISSNFAPSSSRRRTEAGLSDMDGGVSHEPRRRRTE from the coding sequence ATGGATCTTGATTTGAACCAAGAATCTTTGGAGCCTTCGCAGGGTTCAATGTTAGGGTTAGGTTCTTTCATTAATGAACTAGAAACTGCTCATGGGCGCATTGATGAACGTATCAGACGACTTGAAGCGGTCACCTCCAGCACTAGGGGGCACCAGACGCGGAGACAACCAGAAAGTACTGATCAAGTAGTGGACATTCCTGTGGTCTCTGCTGCACCTGAAGTTCGGGATGGTAATGGACCAATTACTGCAGAGGACAGTGCCTTTGTTCAAGAAAGAATGGTTACAaatggaagaaatggaaaaCATTATGGCACTACTTTTTTGATAGCTAAGGCATTGGCTACAGATATGGATGATAGGAAGGCAGAAAATGATGGCAGTGGATTTTTTGATTGTAATATATGCTTGGACATTCCAAAAGATCCTATACTGACATGTTGTGGGCATTTGTTTTGTTGGCCGTGCTTCTATCAGTTGTCATATGCTTACTCAAATGTGAAGGAATGCCCTGCATGTAATGGAGAGGTGACAGACACTGGCGTTACTCCTATTTATGGAAATGGGAATGGTGATGATACCTCCAGTTCCAAGTTGGCGGAGTCAGGCTTCATGGTCCCTCCTAGGCCTTGTGCCAACAGGGCTGAGGCTTTGAGGAAGCAACTTATCAGTCGGGGCACATTTTCTGCTCAAGTGGAGCTAACGGTCCAGGAAGAAAATATTGTTGATGCAGTGCAGGAACGAATTCATCAACAAGAGGATCTTATTGGCGAACATGTCCCTGGTGAAAGAACTCGTGAAACAGCTGATGAAATTGGCTCTACAGTTCCCCCTTCTGCTTCGTATACGTCAAGCCCAGTGGCTGCTGCTACTGCTGCACACATTGTTGTGGACAACCATGCAACAAACACCGTAGAAATCAATGGAAGTGCTGCAATGTCTTCATCTTCCAGGATACAAACTCATATTCTGGCAACCTCAGGTCTAAAGAATGCAATAAGAGTCCATTCAAATTTcccatcttcttcaccttccATTATACAAACTGATTTACTGACAGTTTCAGATATGGAAAACGCAATGAGAATTAGTTCCAATTTTGCACCTTCATCTTCAAGGAGAAGAACTGAAGCAGGACTTTCAGATATGGATGGTGGAGTTTCCCATGAACCTAGAAGGAGAAGGACTGAATAA
- the LOC119996406 gene encoding NAC domain-containing protein 55-like, translating into MLPRGFRFNPTDEELIQILKSKVLGEELIHLHFIVEADVYKHEPQHLQWNPVVTVNKNERYYFCKRESESREVSGRGWWKATSHVKKIYEEEVLVGYKRPLTFHRFRAMNQRNRENAIKTNWIMHEYTLDSNAKEWRLCKIKYKGKPTIQEELENARTNCLLKSSSDFEAGNSSSTENHQLPEAQVALHLVNSSAMPNVDHSSEFGPDFWQEMQLEMIDHHHHHHHLDNKLQPQPSEMDYPLMMSSVGDSEPTHEEQFPPLWSWQD; encoded by the exons atgctCCCACGTGGGTTCAGGTTCAATCCAACTGATGAGGAGCTGATACAAATCTTGAAGAGTAAAGTGTTGGGGGAAGAACTAATTCACTTGCATTTCATTGTTGAAGCTGATGTTTACAAGCATGAACCACAACATCTTCAAT GGAATCCGGTGGTTACTGTAAACAAGAATGAGAGGTACTATTTCTGTAAGAGAGAGAGCGAGTCTCGCGAAGTATCTGGTCGAGGGTGGTGGAAAGCTACAAGCCATGTCAAGAAAATTTACGAGGAGGAGGTTCTCGTGGGTTACAAGAGGCCCTTGACATTTCATAGGTTTCGAGCTATGAACCAAAGAAATCGAGAAAATGCCATCAAGACTAATTGGATTATGCATGAGTATACACTCGATTCTAATGCAAAG GAATGGAGACTTTGTAAGATTAAATACAAGGGAAAGCCAACTATACAAGAAGAGTTGGAGAATGCGAGAACAAATTGTTTGTTGAAGAGTAGTAGTGATTTTGAAGCTGGAAATTCCAGCTCAACAGAAAATCATCAGCTGCCGGAGGCACAAGTAGCCTTGCATTTAGTGAATTCTTCTGCCATGCCAAATGTAGATCATAGTAGTGAGTTTGGACCTGATTTCTGGCAAGAAATGCAGTTGGAAATgattgatcatcatcatcatcatcatcatcttgatAATAAGCTCCAACCACAGCCTTCAGAGATGGATTATCCATTGATGATGAGCTCTGTTGGTGATTCGGAGCCTACTCATGAAGAACAGTTCCCTCCTCTATGGTCCTGGCAGGACTAG
- the LOC120000288 gene encoding uncharacterized protein LOC120000288 isoform X2, whose product MPSSISGDQEDLHYIPRFILQWGFKKTSHHKREFPNAFWSKNTLRLQSRQRLFTIVALNSTTSGGHSPEKKKDETTSKAATQGPPLLTVLAGFVVFFLICWIFGSIIMWLISLIVIPPTSK is encoded by the exons ATGCCCTCATCAATTTCGG GAGACCAAGAAGATCTTCACTATATCCCTAGATTCATACTTCAATGGGGCTTCAAAAAGACATCGCACCATAAGAGAGAGTTCCCTAATGCATTTTG GTCGAAGAATACCTTAAGATTGCAAAGCAGGCAGAGATTGTTCACTATTGTTGCATTGAACTCTACTACTTCTGGTGGACATTCccctgaaaagaaaaaagatgaaaCCACGAGTAAAGCAGCCACCCAAGGTCCTCCATTACTCACTGTTTTGGCAGGATTTGTAGTGTTTTTTCTCATATGTTGGATTTTTGGTTCCATTATAATGTGGCTGATCAGTCTAATTGTTATACCGCCCACATCGAAGTAA
- the LOC120000288 gene encoding uncharacterized protein LOC120000288 isoform X1 — MALLCTCSRASYITRFGSDRRRRSSEPQFHSIDILKPNSRRPAHALINFGSKNTLRLQSRQRLFTIVALNSTTSGGHSPEKKKDETTSKAATQGPPLLTVLAGFVVFFLICWIFGSIIMWLISLIVIPPTSK, encoded by the exons ATGGCTCTTCTCTGTACTTGTTCACGAGCTTCCTACATTACAAGGTTTGGGTCTGATCGTCGACGACGTAGCAGCGAACCTCAATTTCACAGCATCGACATTCTAAAACCTAATTCCCGGCGACCCGCACATGCCCTCATCAATTTCGG GTCGAAGAATACCTTAAGATTGCAAAGCAGGCAGAGATTGTTCACTATTGTTGCATTGAACTCTACTACTTCTGGTGGACATTCccctgaaaagaaaaaagatgaaaCCACGAGTAAAGCAGCCACCCAAGGTCCTCCATTACTCACTGTTTTGGCAGGATTTGTAGTGTTTTTTCTCATATGTTGGATTTTTGGTTCCATTATAATGTGGCTGATCAGTCTAATTGTTATACCGCCCACATCGAAGTAA